From Deltaproteobacteria bacterium, a single genomic window includes:
- a CDS encoding Hpt domain-containing protein, whose amino-acid sequence MSLSEDYIDHARRALSRVEKRLLELDNTTDRQDGFDEIFREVHSIKGSAGFFDQPALGRRAHQVENILDALRTSRLDYTDDVAAFLMLGRDVLALELEPDADRIDRRPMMTDFDQRYHAVAKRIAVVRRPRFDELREILNMLEAESASSPEILETPHVHELFERLETLREGLRAHREERWSQIVAGDSLATQPEFVDLQEMEQLARRMKDAPLSAADAKRFRQRLAHLQDLHGANPRVMTAVVSLEPLSRFLDDERLALMPQFQTDVRRSMRDLIAAVLGPRGSRVQKMGEILVEEGLLQAEDVVDAVGRQRRLGQILVDDGKVSPADIERSLNVQRRQTDIRDLLDEGQPTHLSVRRARIEELLDAIRRIRELTRSSDGTAPKASALIDDLETRINGLLTVRFRDLVDHMPRYVHDVSKYLKTEADVEIGGEDVEIERHLADRLGAALVHLVNNALAHGIEADAGEREAAGKPARGRIRISAAGEDSRVCVEVADDGRGLDRERIAGKALALGIIDETRNATMSDDDVWRLVFHPRLTTSALVNEISGRGVGMNVVLRSLEELGGSIEIDNRPGRGVTFRLVVPALKRSSN is encoded by the coding sequence TTGTCGCTTTCCGAAGACTATATCGACCACGCCCGGCGCGCACTCTCGCGCGTGGAAAAGCGGCTGCTCGAACTCGACAATACCACGGACCGGCAGGACGGGTTCGACGAGATTTTCCGCGAGGTCCACTCGATCAAGGGAAGCGCGGGGTTTTTCGATCAACCCGCGCTCGGCCGTCGTGCACATCAGGTCGAGAATATCCTCGACGCGCTCCGGACTTCCCGGCTCGACTACACGGACGACGTCGCCGCGTTTCTGATGCTCGGTCGCGACGTTCTGGCGCTCGAGCTCGAACCCGACGCGGATCGCATCGACCGCCGCCCGATGATGACCGACTTCGACCAACGATATCACGCCGTCGCCAAACGCATCGCCGTCGTCCGCCGGCCGCGATTCGACGAGCTGCGCGAAATTCTCAACATGCTCGAGGCGGAGAGCGCGTCGAGCCCGGAGATTCTCGAAACACCGCACGTGCACGAACTGTTTGAGCGGCTCGAAACGCTGCGCGAAGGCCTACGCGCGCACCGCGAGGAGCGGTGGTCGCAGATCGTGGCCGGCGACTCGCTCGCGACGCAGCCTGAGTTCGTCGATTTGCAGGAGATGGAACAGCTCGCACGTCGCATGAAGGACGCCCCGCTTTCGGCCGCCGACGCGAAGCGCTTTCGGCAGCGTCTCGCGCACCTGCAGGATCTGCACGGCGCAAATCCGCGCGTCATGACCGCGGTGGTCAGCCTCGAGCCGCTCTCGCGTTTTCTCGACGACGAGCGCCTCGCGCTGATGCCGCAGTTTCAGACCGACGTGCGTCGCTCGATGCGCGACCTGATCGCCGCGGTGCTCGGCCCACGCGGATCGCGCGTCCAGAAGATGGGGGAGATTCTCGTCGAAGAGGGGCTTCTCCAGGCCGAGGACGTGGTCGACGCGGTCGGGCGTCAACGCCGACTCGGCCAGATCCTCGTGGACGACGGCAAGGTCTCGCCCGCGGACATCGAACGCTCCCTGAACGTTCAACGTCGCCAGACCGATATCCGCGACCTGCTCGACGAGGGTCAGCCGACGCATCTGTCCGTCCGTCGGGCGCGTATCGAGGAGCTTCTCGACGCGATTCGCCGGATTCGCGAACTGACAAGATCGAGTGACGGCACCGCGCCCAAGGCATCGGCCCTGATCGACGACCTCGAGACGCGCATCAACGGGTTGCTCACGGTGCGTTTCCGGGATCTCGTCGATCACATGCCGCGCTACGTTCATGATGTGTCGAAATACCTGAAGACCGAGGCCGACGTGGAGATCGGCGGCGAGGACGTGGAAATCGAGCGGCACTTGGCGGACCGGCTCGGCGCGGCGCTGGTGCATCTGGTCAACAACGCGCTCGCGCACGGCATCGAGGCCGATGCCGGCGAACGCGAGGCGGCCGGAAAACCGGCCCGAGGTCGTATCCGCATCTCGGCGGCGGGCGAGGATTCCCGGGTGTGCGTCGAGGTCGCCGACGACGGACGCGGGCTCGACCGCGAACGAATCGCGGGAAAGGCGCTGGCTCTCGGCATCATCGACGAAACCCGGAACGCCACGATGAGCGATGACGACGTCTGGCGGCTGGTATTTCACCCACGCCTGACGACGTCGGCGTTGGTGAACGAAATCTCCGGCCGAGGTGTCGGGATGAACGTCGTCCTTCGCTCGCTCGAAGAACTCGGCGGATCGATCGAGATCGACAACCGGCCCGGCCGGGGGGTCACATTCCGCCTCGTCGTCCCCGCGTTGAAGCGCTCTTCGAACTAG
- a CDS encoding acyltransferase family protein, whose protein sequence is MKYSIEELIAHYEQLAPDERDRVRLEILRKSREDDRLRRKMIELEDPGPATPKHEFDPLSEDLAKYARDLRDMLLAYIPKDRYRHGDEDRLTLVRKETLHAMEPLEWVLKQYFRYEVFGIENMPKHGRAMIISNHGLLPLDGWFLFYEVLRHTGRWARGLTDWRIYQFPYLRQFFMDMGMVVGSHENGDRLLQNEELIFIMPGGAKEAWKSSRYRYRLLWKGRLGFIRMALRNRCPIIPSANVGTDDTYRIFFDGYTTAYKLLGSKKALLPISLPIGLGLLPLPAKMTQYVGEPVRLPYPPEAADDPTVVEECQEMVKSAVNDLIDRGLRERDERKLSLLGGGRP, encoded by the coding sequence GTGAAATACAGCATCGAGGAACTCATCGCGCATTACGAGCAACTCGCGCCCGACGAGCGGGACCGGGTCCGTCTGGAGATCCTGCGGAAGTCGCGCGAAGACGACCGCCTGCGCCGCAAGATGATCGAACTCGAGGACCCCGGCCCCGCGACTCCGAAGCACGAATTCGATCCGCTGTCGGAAGATCTGGCCAAGTACGCGCGCGACCTGCGCGACATGCTCCTGGCGTATATCCCCAAGGATCGCTACCGGCACGGCGACGAGGATCGCCTGACGCTCGTTCGCAAGGAAACGCTCCACGCGATGGAGCCGCTCGAATGGGTCCTCAAGCAGTATTTCCGCTACGAAGTGTTCGGCATCGAGAACATGCCGAAGCACGGCCGGGCGATGATCATCTCGAACCACGGTCTGCTGCCGCTCGACGGATGGTTCCTCTTCTACGAGGTTCTGCGCCATACCGGCCGCTGGGCCCGCGGACTGACCGACTGGCGCATCTACCAGTTCCCCTACCTGCGGCAGTTCTTCATGGACATGGGCATGGTGGTCGGCAGCCACGAAAACGGCGACCGGTTGCTCCAAAACGAGGAACTCATCTTCATCATGCCGGGCGGCGCGAAGGAGGCGTGGAAGTCCTCGCGTTATCGCTATCGTTTGCTGTGGAAGGGACGCCTCGGTTTCATCCGCATGGCTCTGCGCAACCGCTGCCCCATCATTCCGTCGGCCAACGTCGGCACGGACGACACCTACCGCATCTTCTTCGACGGCTACACCACGGCGTACAAGCTCCTGGGCAGCAAGAAAGCCCTGTTGCCGATCAGTCTGCCCATCGGCCTTGGCCTCCTGCCGCTCCCGGCCAAGATGACGCAGTACGTGGGCGAGCCGGTCCGCCTGCCGTACCCGCCCGAGGCGGCCGACGATCCCACCGTCGTGGAGGAGTGCCAGGAGATGGTGAAGTCGGCGGTCAACGACCTGATCGACCGTGGCTTGCGCGAGCGCGACGAGCGCAAACTGTCGTTGCTCGGCGGCGGAAGACCGTAG
- a CDS encoding SDR family NAD(P)-dependent oxidoreductase: MAGEIGAKVLLVTGASSGIGREIVQRFSAGGWRVFATIRTSEDADSLARLTGVTPLICDLSAPGAADTLMDEFASISSRLDLLVNNAGFGVRGAIEDQTDAAIRAMFEVNVFAPTALARRAAMFLRNGGGGTIVNISSVTGELASPLSGTYAATKHALEAITDALRMELERDGIHVVSIQPGPVATRFMERSYRDSAPWFAASTRYTTDYAHARRGWDRTHASAIRPEVIADLVWRIAHARRPAPRYRRHFLARIAPHLVYWMPRRWLDRLLQRSTHLLPGRREKG, encoded by the coding sequence ATGGCCGGAGAGATCGGCGCGAAGGTTTTGCTCGTGACCGGCGCATCGTCGGGAATCGGGCGCGAAATCGTCCAGCGGTTCAGCGCCGGCGGCTGGCGCGTCTTCGCCACGATCCGAACGTCCGAAGACGCCGATTCGCTGGCGCGCCTGACTGGCGTGACACCCCTGATCTGCGATCTTTCAGCGCCCGGCGCCGCGGACACACTCATGGACGAATTCGCCTCGATTTCGTCCCGACTCGATCTGCTCGTGAACAACGCGGGGTTCGGCGTGCGTGGGGCCATCGAGGACCAGACCGACGCGGCGATCCGGGCGATGTTCGAGGTCAACGTCTTCGCCCCGACGGCGCTGGCGCGGCGCGCGGCGATGTTTCTACGGAACGGCGGCGGCGGGACGATCGTGAACATCAGCAGCGTCACCGGCGAACTGGCGTCGCCGCTCTCCGGCACATACGCCGCAACCAAGCACGCCCTCGAGGCGATCACCGACGCGCTGCGCATGGAATTGGAACGCGATGGCATCCACGTCGTCTCGATTCAGCCGGGTCCCGTGGCAACGCGCTTCATGGAACGCTCGTATCGCGACAGCGCGCCGTGGTTCGCCGCCTCGACACGTTACACGACCGACTATGCCCATGCACGTCGCGGTTGGGACCGGACGCACGCAAGCGCCATCCGGCCCGAAGTGATTGCCGATCTCGTGTGGCGGATCGCGCACGCACGTCGACCCGCGCCGCGCTACCGGCGTCATTTCCTCGCCCGCATCGCGCCGCATCTCGTCTACTGGATGCCCCGGCGTTGGCTCGACCGGTTGCTTCAGCGCTCGACGCACCTTCTGCCGGGCCGACGCGAAAAGGGCTAA
- a CDS encoding CDGSH iron-sulfur domain-containing protein: protein MGMPKVAGRRPAVTELDAGSYAWCACGMSGNQPFCDGSHRGSGFQPIRFNIDATQTKALCMCKRSESAPYCDGTHATVDDE, encoded by the coding sequence ATGGGGATGCCGAAGGTGGCGGGCCGCCGGCCGGCGGTGACGGAACTCGACGCCGGATCGTACGCGTGGTGCGCGTGTGGGATGTCGGGGAATCAGCCGTTTTGCGACGGTTCGCATCGAGGATCGGGATTTCAGCCGATCCGCTTCAACATCGACGCGACGCAGACCAAGGCGCTGTGCATGTGCAAGCGCAGCGAGAGCGCGCCGTATTGCGACGGCACGCACGCCACGGTGGACGACGAGTAG
- a CDS encoding nitroreductase family protein translates to MDVFEAIRARRSCRSFVPGLRIDRRTLDELFGLAVLAPSSFNLQPWKLLVIEDESMRARIRPIAKDQAQITDSSALIVVCAHERPAEVAPEAFARRVESGQWTPERRERALRAVDELYPDDLARREYAIRNSTFAAAHVLLAAEAFGLATCPIIGFDKPALTHMIGVTAPWVISFLIAIGTRAKAEPPRPPRHELARVVCYETFK, encoded by the coding sequence GTGGATGTTTTTGAAGCAATTCGCGCGCGGCGCTCCTGCCGCTCGTTCGTGCCTGGTCTGCGAATCGACCGGCGAACTTTGGACGAGCTGTTCGGACTGGCCGTGCTCGCGCCGTCCTCGTTCAATCTGCAACCGTGGAAGCTCCTCGTCATCGAGGACGAGTCGATGCGCGCGCGCATCCGGCCCATCGCCAAGGATCAGGCGCAGATCACCGATTCGTCCGCCCTCATCGTGGTGTGCGCGCACGAACGCCCCGCCGAGGTCGCGCCCGAGGCCTTCGCGCGGCGCGTCGAATCGGGCCAATGGACGCCGGAGCGGCGCGAGCGCGCGCTGCGTGCGGTGGACGAGCTCTATCCCGACGATCTCGCGCGGCGTGAATACGCGATCCGCAACTCGACCTTCGCGGCGGCACACGTTCTCCTCGCGGCCGAAGCCTTCGGCCTCGCCACCTGCCCGATCATCGGTTTCGACAAGCCCGCGCTCACGCACATGATCGGCGTCACGGCGCCGTGGGTGATCTCGTTTCTGATCGCGATCGGCACGCGGGCCAAGGCCGAGCCGCCTCGTCCGCCGCGCCACGAACTTGCACGCGTGGTCTGTTACGAGACGTTCAAATAG
- a CDS encoding thioredoxin domain-containing protein yields the protein MNVTKESTSRIEDPPSADPIDPARRSHLITALTGKGSDYEPRTHHLLDDGTPRFVNRLIEETSPYLLQHAHNPVNWFPWGDEAFETARRLGRPVLLSIGYSTCHWCHVMEAESFEDLGIARFLNQNYVAIKVDREERPDVDAIYMSAVQMLTGHGGWPMTVWLTADRAPFYGGTYYPARDGDRGAPMGFLSMLMRLRQVFDREPQRIAKSAKEITDAIRGQFAARAESDIPGPSALRDAIEEFAADYDPREGGIDGAPKFPSSLPIRLLLRYHRRTGDRRCLDMASNTLTKMAAGGIYDHVAGGFHRYSTDHHWLVPHFEKMLYDNALLVRAYLDGFLVTGDADFARVARETLDYVLREMTSPEGMFYSATDADSLGPDGHMDEGYYFTWTSNEIRVALGDADAALVLDHYNVRDRGNFEGRSILHTPMPLAVVAARHRLDVEEARGQIDGARDILRRRREERPKPLCDTKIQTSWNALMISALAHGARVLGDSRYAEAARRAAHELLASVLVDGRLRHTFKDGVAQHAGYLDDYAFLIGALLDIFEMDFDPKDLASAKRLQGTLDAHFADGSGGYFMTADDHEELLARQKPMYDGAEPCGNSVAALNLLRLAAYTGDDAYRVRADACLRAFGQVLTKHPRAMAEMFCALDLCTDRAAEVVVVRAEGDGEDPLVERLRRVYLPNAAMIVMRDEAHQRALAGASPLAANKVRIGGRSTAYVCERGMCLAPTTDPEGFEQQLREAKPYPS from the coding sequence ATGAACGTCACCAAAGAATCGACCTCGCGAATCGAAGATCCCCCGAGCGCGGATCCCATCGATCCCGCGCGCCGGAGCCATCTGATCACCGCGCTGACGGGGAAGGGATCGGACTACGAACCGCGCACGCACCATCTTCTGGACGACGGAACGCCACGATTCGTGAACCGGCTCATCGAGGAGACGAGTCCCTACCTGCTCCAGCACGCGCACAACCCCGTGAACTGGTTCCCGTGGGGCGACGAGGCGTTTGAAACGGCGCGGCGACTCGGGCGGCCGGTGCTTCTGTCGATCGGATATTCCACGTGCCACTGGTGCCACGTCATGGAGGCCGAGTCGTTCGAGGACCTCGGCATCGCACGGTTCCTGAATCAGAACTACGTCGCCATCAAGGTGGACCGCGAGGAGCGCCCCGACGTGGACGCGATCTACATGAGCGCGGTGCAGATGCTCACGGGGCATGGCGGCTGGCCGATGACCGTATGGCTGACGGCGGACCGCGCGCCGTTCTACGGCGGCACCTACTATCCGGCGCGCGACGGCGACCGCGGCGCGCCGATGGGCTTCTTGTCGATGCTCATGCGCCTGCGGCAGGTCTTCGACCGCGAACCGCAACGCATCGCGAAATCGGCGAAGGAGATCACCGACGCGATCCGCGGCCAGTTCGCAGCGCGGGCCGAGTCGGACATTCCCGGCCCGTCGGCTTTGCGCGACGCGATCGAGGAATTCGCGGCGGACTACGATCCGCGAGAGGGCGGCATCGACGGCGCGCCGAAGTTTCCGAGCAGTCTGCCGATCCGGCTGCTGCTGCGTTATCACCGGCGCACCGGCGACCGACGCTGCCTCGACATGGCGTCGAATACGCTCACGAAGATGGCGGCGGGAGGAATCTACGACCACGTGGCCGGCGGATTTCACCGCTACTCGACCGACCATCACTGGCTCGTGCCGCATTTCGAAAAGATGCTCTATGACAACGCCCTGCTGGTGCGCGCCTATCTCGACGGCTTCCTCGTGACGGGCGACGCCGATTTCGCCCGCGTGGCGCGCGAGACGCTCGATTACGTCCTGCGCGAGATGACGAGCCCCGAGGGGATGTTTTATTCCGCGACCGACGCCGACAGCCTCGGGCCGGACGGCCACATGGACGAGGGCTATTACTTCACGTGGACGTCGAACGAAATCCGCGTGGCGCTAGGAGATGCCGACGCGGCGCTCGTGCTGGATCACTACAACGTGCGCGATCGTGGGAACTTCGAGGGGCGATCGATTCTGCATACGCCGATGCCCCTCGCGGTCGTGGCCGCGAGGCACCGTCTCGATGTCGAGGAGGCCCGGGGGCAGATCGACGGTGCGCGCGACATTCTGCGTCGGCGCCGCGAGGAACGCCCCAAGCCTCTTTGCGATACGAAGATTCAGACATCGTGGAACGCGCTCATGATTTCGGCTCTTGCGCACGGTGCGCGCGTCCTGGGCGATTCGCGTTACGCCGAAGCGGCCCGTCGAGCGGCGCACGAGCTGCTCGCATCCGTCCTCGTGGACGGGCGGCTACGTCACACCTTCAAGGACGGCGTGGCGCAGCACGCGGGGTATCTCGACGATTACGCATTCCTGATCGGCGCGTTGCTGGACATCTTTGAAATGGACTTCGATCCGAAGGACCTTGCGTCAGCCAAACGCTTGCAGGGCACGCTCGACGCGCACTTCGCCGACGGTTCGGGCGGCTACTTCATGACCGCCGACGATCACGAAGAACTGCTCGCGCGGCAGAAGCCCATGTACGACGGCGCGGAGCCGTGCGGAAACTCCGTGGCGGCCCTGAATTTGCTGCGGCTCGCCGCATACACGGGCGACGACGCATATCGCGTCCGCGCCGATGCGTGCCTGCGTGCATTCGGACAGGTGCTGACAAAACACCCTCGGGCGATGGCGGAGATGTTTTGCGCGCTCGACCTTTGCACCGATCGCGCGGCGGAGGTGGTGGTCGTTCGTGCCGAGGGGGACGGTGAGGACCCGCTGGTCGAGCGCTTGCGCCGGGTCTATCTGCCGAATGCGGCGATGATCGTGATGCGCGACGAGGCGCACCAGCGGGCCCTTGCCGGTGCCTCACCGCTCGCGGCGAACAAGGTCCGCATCGGCGGACGCTCGACGGCGTACGTTTGCGAGCGCGGGATGTGTCTCGCGCCGACGACGGACCCGGAGGGATTCGAGCAGCAACTTCGCGAGGCCAAGCCGTATCCGTCGTGA
- a CDS encoding redoxin domain-containing protein: MRIVPILLAFSTSLFASAPALAESAAVGKPAPDFELTDTTGKTHKLSALKGKTVVLEWTNPGCPFVKKHVKGGTMNKIMAANSDVVFLAINSTNKGHQDYLTPADYQKWAKENNITHPQLYDADGKVGTAYGAKTTPHMYIVDKGGMVVYAGAMDDKAMPMGDPANAENYVAAALKALAAGQSPNPAQTKPYGCSVKYE, translated from the coding sequence ATGCGAATCGTCCCGATCCTGCTGGCATTTTCGACGAGTCTGTTCGCGTCCGCGCCCGCGTTGGCCGAAAGCGCCGCGGTGGGCAAGCCCGCACCCGACTTCGAACTCACCGATACGACCGGAAAGACGCACAAACTCTCCGCGCTCAAGGGCAAGACGGTGGTTCTGGAATGGACGAATCCCGGCTGCCCCTTCGTGAAAAAGCATGTGAAGGGCGGCACGATGAACAAGATTATGGCGGCGAACAGCGACGTGGTGTTTCTCGCGATCAACTCGACGAACAAGGGCCACCAGGACTACCTGACGCCCGCCGACTATCAGAAGTGGGCGAAGGAAAACAACATCACGCACCCGCAGCTTTACGATGCCGATGGCAAGGTCGGCACGGCGTACGGCGCGAAGACGACCCCCCACATGTACATCGTGGACAAGGGCGGAATGGTCGTTTACGCGGGCGCGATGGACGACAAAGCGATGCCGATGGGAGATCCCGCGAACGCCGAGAATTACGTCGCGGCGGCGCTCAAGGCGCTGGCGGCGGGGCAATCGCCGAACCCCGCGCAGACCAAGCCCTACGGATGCAGCGTGAAGTACGAGTGA